GTTCCAGCAGGTTCAGCTCGCGTTGTTTTATCTCGACAAGGTGCAGTATTTCACTGTTTTCAATCTCTTCCGGTGACTGTTCTGCCTGTGCGGCGCTGACGTGCAGCAGCACCACGGCGGCAAAGGTGATCAATAGGGCTGTAATATTCCGGAAAGTTTGAGATATTGCGGGTGCTGCAGGTGTCATATGCTCTGTTCCGTAATTTGTGGCTTCCGCCGCAGCGCGGCGCGCCGGTATGGCAATGTGCGGAAAGGCAGCATAACAGGTTCATGTGCATACGCAAGGTGCGTCCCAAGGACTGCCGGGGCGCCCTGTGTGCCCTGACGGTATGCTGCCGGATGCACAGGGCATGCGCTGCATGCGGGGGCGTGGTTGCCTCCGGCTGTCAGCACTGTGCAGCCTGAGGCTGCCTGCACAGGTACTGCAGCTAAAAATGTTTAAAAATTGTATTGACAATTTTCTCTCTTTGAGAGAGGAATCAACTTCGCTTTGGGGCTGTAGCTCAGTTGGGAGAGCGCTTGAATGGCATTCAAGAGGTCGTGGGTTCAATTCCCTCCAGCTCCACCATTTAGAAAAGACAAACCCGTCTCTCTGGGGTCATTCTCCGGGGTGACGGGTTTTCTTTTTCCCCTTGTTTCTAAAGGGTTTGCGCCTGTTTCACATCCTTCCAAATCACCCCTCCGCACCATCGATTTTCCCCATCCTCCAGCCTTTCTTTCTCTGTTTGGCCCCTGATTCTCTGTTTTCTCCGGACCAAGTCCGAAGCTCGTCCGGAAAGCTACATCCTTGATTGATATGAGTTTGCGGCTGATTGCCATTTTGGGCGGTTGTCTTAGGTCATCGTTCGATGCCGCAACCGGACGTTTTTTTCGAAATCACCTGCATCGGCCGTGAAAAGAAGCGTGGTCAACTCCGGCTTCCTGCCCCCTAAAGAAGAAAAGCCGACGCTGATGGTCGGCTCTCTGGGGCGGTCTCCGGTCCGGTCGTCAGTCGGTGGCGAAGCCGAACTGGCGGCGCTGCTCGGCCCAGTCCTCGGGGAAGGTCTGGGTCAGTTTGGCCAGCGAGAGCCCGTTGGGTTCCTCACCGTTGATCAGGGCTTCGACGATGTCGGGGGCCAGGGTCGTCAGCTTGAGAATGCGGGCCACATACGAACCATCGACGTCGAGGGTACGGGCAAGCTCGCTGATAGACTTGATCTGGCCGGATTCGAGGATGTCGGCCCAGGAAAAGGCCCTTGCCAGTGCCTGGAGGACGGCGGACTGCACAGGCTCCTGCGCTCCAGGGATATCTCCATCCAGGGCCTGGGGAGCGATGACCGTCTTGCGGCCGCGCATACGCCGGATCAGCATCGGGATGTGGATCTGCAGGTTGCCGTTGTCGGCTACGGTAATGGTCGGCTTCATTTTCATCGGCTTGCCCTCCGTTCGGTGACTTCGCATGCCAGACCGGCCAGCTCGGCGATGAGCGTTGTCAGCCCGTTGGTGCGCAGCTCCATGTCGATCCCGGTCTCGCGGATCTCGACCTTATCCACCAGGAGGCGGATGAGCCGGTTTCGCTCCACCGGGAAAAGGTCTTCCCAGACGCCTTCGACATTCTGGAAGGCCTCCGAGACATCCTGTTCCGTGATGCTGTTCCCCCGGTAGGCTCTGCATCGCTCGCTCACGTGCGTCAGTTGTTTCGAGAGCTCGACCGCCTGGCGGTTGACGGTCGTCAGCATCTCTGCCTTGCCCGGCTGATCGCTGCCGGGCTTCATCAGTTCGAGTGCCTGCTCCCGCGCCTGCGACAGCTCAATCTCGAGCTGGGCTTTCTGTTTGAACAGCCGCTCTCGCTCCGCCTGCTCGATGTCCCGGGCAGCGAAGTAGGTCTTGGCCACTAGCGTCGGTGTGCGGAACACCGCGCTCAACTGCTCGACTACGGCCTGCTCGATGCCCCCGGCGGGAATACGTTTGAGCGGGCACCGGCTAACGGTCCGCTTGCTGTCCTTCTGGCAGATGTAATAGGTGTAGTGGCGGCCGTTCTTGCGGGCGTAGGTCGGTCCCATCGAGCATCCGCAGTGGCCGCAGCGGATGACGCCTTTCAGCGGGGCGACCATTTTGGTTCTGGCCATGGATACCTTGACCGGTTTGTTGTCCTCCAGGATGGCTTGCACCTTGTCCCAGGTCGCCCGGTCGATGATCCCTTCGTGCTCGCCGGGGTAACTGCGGTCCTTGTGGGCGATCTCGCCGATATAGATCCGGTTGTTGAGCAGCCGGTAGATATGGGCGGTGTTCCATTCGGAGCCCTCACGGACTTTGCCTTTCTTGGTGGTCCAGGCCTTGGTGCGGTAACCCTGTTCGTTCAGCTCCTGGCCAAGCTTCTTGGCCGAGCCGATCTGGATAAAGCGGCGGAAGATGTACTGCACCGTCCTGGCCTCATCGGGGTTGACCAGCAGCTTCTTATTATCCCGGTCAACGTCGTATCCGAGGATGGGCACGCCGCCGCAGTATTTCCCCCGGCGCTTGGCAGCCGCCACCTTGTCCCGGATACGCTCGGCAATGACCTCCCGCTCGTACTGGGCGAAGGTGATCAGGATACCGAGAAACATCCGGCCGGTGGGATCGGTGGTGCTGAAGTGCTGGGTGACCGAGACGAAGCTGACACCCTTCTCGTTGAAGAGGTCGATCATCTTCATGAAGTCCAGCAGCGAGCGGGACAGCCGGTCGACCTTGTAGACCACGATCACGTCAATCTTCCCGGCGTCGATGTCCGCCAGCAGGCGGCGCAGCCCCGGACGCTCCATGTTCCCGCCCGAGAAACCACCATCGTCATAGCGATCCGGCAGAGCCGTCCAGCCCCGCATCCTCTGAGCTTCGATATAGTGTTCCGCCGATTCCCGTTGCGCATCTAACGAGTTGAACTCCTGTTCGAGACCTTCTTCGTGGCTCTTGCGGGTGTAGATGGCACAGCGCAAGGTCTTGTTCTTGCCCGGCGCGACATTGCTGTTATCAAGCATCTGAACCTCCCTCGGCTTTTCTGCCGTAAACCTTCTTCAGCCCGAAAAAGACCTTGCCGTTCCAGCGCGTCCCGGTGATCTCCCTGGCCACCGCGCTGAGCGACCGGAAGGTGCGGCCTTCGAACTCGTAGCCATCGGCAAGGACGGTCACCTCATATCGCCGGTCGTTCCATACCCGCACCAGTCTGGTCCCGGGCAGGATCGCCTCGTTTGATATCCGCTCCTCTGGGATGCGTCGATTGACAGTGGCGACCGGGTCCTCCTTGGCGGCCTGCTGGAGATGGACCTTGGCCTGCTCGGACAGCCCGCCGTAGAAAAGCTCCTGGATGCGATAGGCCAGCCGCTTGATGAGGAATTGCTTTTTGTACTGGGGCGGCTCTTCGCCGTAGAGGTCGAGCCATTTTTCCCGGAGCTGCTCCAGGGACATGGATCGCAGCAGGGCCATCTGCCGAAGGACCGAGTTTCGTGTTCGATCCTGGTTCTTGCCGCCTGTGGCGGCGTTCTGTAACTCATTCATTTTCAACTCCTTATTTTGGTTTCCGGACGAGTTGTCATGAATGAATGCTCTGTTCTGGCAATGAATCAAGTCCTTCTCCGAGCACAGGGGAAGAATCTTCGAAAATCTCTAACTCACTGCCTCCACATGCTTTTTTGGCCTTTCGGCGCAGGATCGCAGTGGCCAGAATGGAGGCGGCTGACTGGAGCCTCGCCTCACCCGACAGGCGGCCGGGTTTGCCGTTTTCGCCAAGTTCATCCGTCCCCGGTACATCATTCATTTCCTGTACATCCAACATCGAACACCTCCGGTGGGACCGGGGGGCTGGATGGTGTGGATGCCAGAAAACGGTGGCGGTCGGGATGCGCGTTCGATGGCACCCACAACCGCCTCAGCTCCGCCTCTGGTCGGTTATCTGGTTTCTAACTGCTCGTCCGGTTTCAAACCGGCTTTCTTCAGGCCTTACCTACCGAGGGGCTCATGGAAGTGTCGGAAATCAGGTGTGAGATTATTTCTTGACCTGATATGCATCAGGTTTATATTATTAAGGTTTGCTGGCGCATTGCGCCTTTTTGTCTTTCAACAGAAATGGAGACGCCATGGGCAAAGCGAAAACGGATGAGATAACGCCGTTGCAGCGGAAAACGCTCGAAGCGATATGTCGTTTCGTCGATGCCAAGGGCTTTCCTCCAACGGTGAAGGAACTGAGCGAGATCTTTGAAATCAGCCCGGCGAGTGCCCACGACCGGATCAACCAACTGGTGCGCAAGGGATACCTGAAGCGGGAGGACGGAAAGTCGCGAGGCATAGCTGTTGCCCGTCGCCCCAGCGAGATGGCTGCCTCTCTGGTTTCAGTACCTGTTGTGGGGATGGTGGCGGCTGGCCGTCCCATCCTGGCCGAGGAGAACATCACCGGCCAAGTGCTGGTCGAGTCGGACGTCGTTCGTTCCGGACAGCACTTCGCACTCCGTGCGGTGGGTGACAGCATGATCGGTGCCGGTATCAACCATGGCGATTTGATCATCGTGCGGCAGCAGCCCATCGCCGAGGATGGTGACATCGTTGTAGCGCTGCTCAACAACGAGGCGACCGTCAAACGGCTGAAAATCAAAGACGAGCTCATCGAATTGGTGCCCGAGAACCCGGAGGCAAGAAAGATCCGGATCAGGCCGGAGGATGATCTTCGCGTGTTGGGTAAGGTCGTTGGATGGAAACGGAGTTAACCGAGACAGACATGGACGAATAACGACAAAACGACAGGAGTATTTGATGGCAACTTTTAACCTACGCCGCTTTTCGAAGCCGGAGATGCTCCGGCGAATCGACAGGAAGCATCTCATTGCCTTTCTGGAGCCTCATGCCGCCTATTTTTCAGCTCGCGGCGTAGAGTTGCCACCAGTCCAGCACGAAGATGGCCTGGACTACAACGCGCTCAGTCACATTTTGCTGACCCCGGACGGTTCAACCCCAGACGACCTTGCAGAGGCCTTGTTCTATGTGAATGAAGTTTCGACTCCTGAAGGATTCGACTCCATTCAGGATGAGATCGCTGGAACGGACATCGACGTGGAAATCGGGGAAAACGCCGCACCGGCAGACTTGGCGATCCAGGTCTGGATGGCTGACCGGGAAATCATCGAGAAGGTACACGCCGAACAGTTCTTCATGAACGTCAGGTCCTTCGAGTATTTCAAGACCAAGAAAAAACCGCTGCCGGATTTCGTGCTGCCATCGGAGGAAACCCTCGCGGCCCTCGAAGCCGATCTTGACGAATGGTTTTCCAAGAAGCGTCGGGGCAAGTATTCCAAGGTGTTCGTCTATCCGAAGGAAGGCCACACATGGTTCCTCGTGCGCCACGGCAAGCCCTATGCCCGTGAAGCGGTCATTGAGGCCGGTGAATCCACCAGCCAATACTTCCGCCCTGAAAAATTCGACGTGCTTGCATACAACCCCGTCATCGGGGAGATCCGCATGAACGCCGAAACCAAGGGTGAGAAGGAGCTCTACCGCAAGAAATTTGGATTTCACCTGTTCGGAGACGAGGAGTTCTTCAACGAACGCAGCCGGTTTGACCTGGAACCTTTGCGGCAAATTGGTGAAGACGCGCTCCTATGTGACGATGTCGATGGCATCGAGTATGTCAGGCTCAAGGAAGTTCAGGTCTTTTGGGGCGGCGCTCATAAAGACGTCGAAATCCGCAGGTCTGAGGACATTTTTGCATCCCTTCGTGATCGAGGCGCTTCACTCCCAGGCGGAGGGAAAATCATCAAAGCAAGCTTCCAGATTAAGTTCGAGGGGTCCAAGACTCCAAGATCTGTGATCTTGAGTTCAGGCAACCGGGCGCAATTCAAACGTGATGGTGATGCCGAGGTTATCGAGCGGTGGCTTGGACTCAGGGGCTTTATTGTCGGGGCCGGAGGGACATCGGATGAATGACCCCTTCTGGGCATATCTGGAGAGATTGCCTGGAAAGTCGGCGGCGCTGTTCGATTGGGATAAGGCGCTCTCCGGTTGGGACCGATACCCGTTGTTTCGGGATCACTTCCTTCAACTGACCAAGAATCACGCGACCGCCGTGGATTGCCCAACGGAATGTGGCCTCGGTTGCCCACGAAGTGTGGTTACCCATGCGAAGACCAACATCCGGGCCATCTGCAATGAGAAAGAAGGCCCGGCCATTCAACTCTCTCCACGGCAGACGCTGATCTACCGGCTCAAGCAGTCAGCCATCAATGGCGCTATCTGCACGGCCATGGGAATTGAACACCGAGAGGCAAAACTCGATGGCCTGCCCCACACATGGAGACTGGGCGATTTCATACCCACGGCTGGGATGGACTTCCCCGTTGTGCTGACAATGCAGGACAGCAAGGACGCGCTGGTAGAGGTCGTCCGATCATTATGCCTTTCGACCCCCAAACCCTTTGTTGTAATAGCGCCCACGCGCCTTCATCTGAGTCCTGCAGTTGAAACACTGCTGGCGCAGAAAGACAGCCTTTTCGTCGCGCTGAACGAAGATCTGTACCTGGGTGATGCGCCACGACTCCTGACCTGTCGGGACAAGACTGAGATATTCGCTCCCCTTATCGATCAGGTGCCTGGGCCGGATTCAGGCGGCACAGTGTTTTTCATGACACCGCCGGGCACCACATGGCCACAAATCAAGATTCAGTTCCGCGATGGCCATACCGTCACAATATGGGCGGGAGATCAGAGCGGTCGATACACCTATACGCAAATGGGAATGGCGAGCAGGAAGAATGGCAATCCTACCGAGCAATGGAAATTGCTTGAGGGGTTTGCCAACTCCCGTGGCGAGATTGACTGGCACAGCCGATACGCGTCGGACAAACTGAAGAAACAGAAGCAAGAGCTGTCGAAGCACCTGCGGGAATTCTTCCGGCTCGATGACGATCCTATCGAATGGGTCAAGGACACAAAGACCTACCGGTGTAAGTTCCGCATCCTCCCGGAAGGTGCCGAGGTTTACTGACCACCCTTTATAGCGCCCGACAAATCTATAGCCCCGATTCAGGATTCTGGATCGGGGCTTTTTGCGTCTTGGAGGCCCGCTCGGTGAAATTTCACTGGGGCCGGGCAAAAAAAGTTAAAAAAGTTTTCCTCTGTAAATCCACCACCAATCAGAGCCTTACGGGCTTTCCTCCTTCTTGAGCCAAGGCGTTTTTCGGGGTCGCAACGAAAATTCGCCAAAGCAGGGTGACAGGTCTGGTGAACACGAAAAGTTCACGACCGCCACCCGGGAAATTCATGCCGGACCTGTCTCCCGGTCGGTCCAGAAATGAAGGAGGTTCGGCATGAACCAGACAA
Above is a window of Oleidesulfovibrio alaskensis DSM 16109 DNA encoding:
- the lexA gene encoding transcriptional repressor LexA; its protein translation is MGKAKTDEITPLQRKTLEAICRFVDAKGFPPTVKELSEIFEISPASAHDRINQLVRKGYLKREDGKSRGIAVARRPSEMAASLVSVPVVGMVAAGRPILAEENITGQVLVESDVVRSGQHFALRAVGDSMIGAGINHGDLIIVRQQPIAEDGDIVVALLNNEATVKRLKIKDELIELVPENPEARKIRIRPEDDLRVLGKVVGWKRS
- a CDS encoding DUF2924 domain-containing protein: MNELQNAATGGKNQDRTRNSVLRQMALLRSMSLEQLREKWLDLYGEEPPQYKKQFLIKRLAYRIQELFYGGLSEQAKVHLQQAAKEDPVATVNRRIPEERISNEAILPGTRLVRVWNDRRYEVTVLADGYEFEGRTFRSLSAVAREITGTRWNGKVFFGLKKVYGRKAEGGSDA
- a CDS encoding recombinase family protein; this encodes MLDNSNVAPGKNKTLRCAIYTRKSHEEGLEQEFNSLDAQRESAEHYIEAQRMRGWTALPDRYDDGGFSGGNMERPGLRRLLADIDAGKIDVIVVYKVDRLSRSLLDFMKMIDLFNEKGVSFVSVTQHFSTTDPTGRMFLGILITFAQYEREVIAERIRDKVAAAKRRGKYCGGVPILGYDVDRDNKKLLVNPDEARTVQYIFRRFIQIGSAKKLGQELNEQGYRTKAWTTKKGKVREGSEWNTAHIYRLLNNRIYIGEIAHKDRSYPGEHEGIIDRATWDKVQAILEDNKPVKVSMARTKMVAPLKGVIRCGHCGCSMGPTYARKNGRHYTYYICQKDSKRTVSRCPLKRIPAGGIEQAVVEQLSAVFRTPTLVAKTYFAARDIEQAERERLFKQKAQLEIELSQAREQALELMKPGSDQPGKAEMLTTVNRQAVELSKQLTHVSERCRAYRGNSITEQDVSEAFQNVEGVWEDLFPVERNRLIRLLVDKVEIRETGIDMELRTNGLTTLIAELAGLACEVTERRASR